A segment of the Bdellovibrio bacteriovorus genome:
CTCGATCACGGCCGTCAGTCCCAGGCAGGTGAACTCCAAGGGCTTGCGGCTGTCGATTTCAATCTGAAAACGCGCCTCGGCGTCCTCAGAATTTCGTGGTTGCAGGCGAACACGGGTGTCGGCCGCCGGGGCCATGTCTTTGCGATAGCTGCTAAAGGAATAAGCATTCCAGTGGCCGTTCGGCGCACAGTTGATCTCCAGATACGCAGATTCTGGTGTCGCACCATTTCCCAAAAACACCTCCAGGCAGGTGTGTTTCCAAAGTCCGTCTTCACGGCGCTCTGAACTGGAGGACTCGGGCCACTTGATGGCGTCGGTCGCGCCACTGATCTTAAATTCCACCAGCAGGCGGCTGTCGGAAAGCGGGGTGACCGCGCCTTGCACCTGCAAGGTGTTGGTCAGAGGTGTTTTGGTGAATGGAGTCAAAGATCTCATTTGCGTTTCTCCCATCCCAGTACGGCGGTGAAAAGGACTTTTTCATCTCCCACACGCAGGCCCTTGTAGGCGCTTTCACCGTGGGTCGCCAACTGCACATCGGGGCTGGAGCAGTTGCGGTGGACTTCGACTTCATCACCCAGGTGGGTTTCCGCCAGGAAATTGACGGAGTAGGTGTTCAGCTTCAGGCTTTTATGCAGATCATAAGGAATGGCATCCAGAATCCACTGGGCGTACTTGGTGTTATTCACATGCTGGTTGATGTCCAGATCGGAGTTGCGCACACGGTACTTGGCGATTTTTTCGTAAGTGCCGGTCACCGGGATTTTTTCCGGCGTGATTCCCGTGGAACGGGCATGAGCGATCTGATCCCACGGGCGCAGGGTTTCTGCGGGCAGGATCTTTTTGCTCTGGCGATCCAAAGCCAGCCAACTTGTGGAACACAAGCCGATTTCTTCCCCCGACTGGGTGAGAATTGCAAATTCCCGGGCCACGAAAGCACCTTCCGGAGCCCGCAGCCAGGTTTGAATCTGGATGTTTTCCCCAAAGCGGGGCCAGGTCTTCATCTGCAGGCTTTGGCGGGTCAGAACCCAGAACAGTCCTTGTTGTTCCATATCCTGCATGCCAAAGCCCATTTTCTCGGCATGGATCCATGCGGTTTCCTGTAACAGGTTCAGCAACCCGTACAATCCCAAGCGTCCTAAGGGATTAACTAATAGACTTGTAATGTGGAAGTTCTCTGTCCAAGGGGCGTTGTTAATGTTTGCCATGCTCATATCCTTCAATCTTTTCTGCTGTAAAACAAGAAATGGCTCACATCTCAAACACGGAAAAGATTAGAAATTGCAAAAAAACAGGAAGTAATTTAGATCAAATAAGCTATAATGTCAAATAAGCTATAATGTATTTATCTGGATGAGAATATTTTGAAAGCTTTTTGAATGCAAAGGGCTTGTCACACTCGTCATGATGTGTATAAATAAATTCATCATTAGGTGGAAAACACATGAGACAAAAAAATATGTTAGCTGATTTTTTGAAGCAAAAACGTGTATCGGCAGGTCTTTCTCAAAGAGACGTTGCGGATAAATTGGGCTACTCCACTCCGCAGTTCATTTCCAACTGGGAGCGTGGTGTTTCTCATCCTCCAATCAACGCGCTGAAAAGACTGGGCGAACTTTACAAAGTTTCTGCTGATGATCTTTTCGAAGTGACATTGAACGCGACAATCCATGAAGTGACTCAGGATCTTCGCCGCAAGTTTGCCAGCAGCAAAGCTCGCTAAGCTACAGGTTTTTTGAAACTTGATTATCGAAGAGCTCCTTTGGGGGCTCTTTTTGTTTAAGTGCATCATGAGTGTGGCAACCCCAGGGCATCTTCAAAAATTCAAACTTCTCTGTGAAGAGCTGTCTTCTATGCTGGAGCAGGAGGGGTGGTCCGTTCGTCCTTATTCCCAGGACACTTTGCCTTACTTTCAACAGTTGAACGAATCCGAGCAGGCGCAGGCGACGGATCTGATGAATCAGTATCTGGAAATCTGCCGCTCGGTGCACCGCCAAGGCCGTCGTATCAAGGACATGTCATTCCTGGTAAAAACGGCCTTGGACTACTATGGGTATAAAATCAGCCAAGAGGGCATGGAACAACTGGTGAATAAGGAAGGGCGTATTGTTGAGTTTTATTCTCACAAGCACACCCAGTTTTTCCGTTCGTTCAATTTCTTTGAATTTTGCAGCTACACCGTCGAAGACATCTTCTGTCGCAGTTGGCCTCATCTGTATTCCCGCGCTGAAGAAGTGACGATGCGTATTCTGGAACAGGCCAATTACGTTTTATCCGGTCGTTTGAATCAGCCGGTGATCATCACCGAGGTTCACAAGATCCAGGAACGTGTGTCCCTGGAGCGTCTGCAGATGTATATGACCCGTCTGTATCTGGAGCCTCTGATCAAGGACGGCAAAGTCGAAGGACTGATTGCCATCGAAGACTGTGTCTGGGATCTGGCTGATTTCACAATTTAAGATTTAAATTTTAGAAGGTCCCGATAGACAGGTGGAAGCGCCATGGCTCTTCACCTGGGCGCGCATCCAGTTTCCACGCCCACTCAAGACTTAACGGCCCGACCGGGGTGTTGTAGCGTATGCCAAATCCGGTGGAATCACGGTAAGGGTCGGTGAAATGAAGGTCCGTGATTTTTACCGATCCGCCGTCGTAGAACACAGCCCCGCCCAGACTTTCCCAAACCGGGAAGCGCACTTCGGATTTGATCAGATACATGGTGGAATCCGTCGTCAGATAGTAAGTCGGATCGGTGTCACTGAGGCCCAGATCCTGACGGTTCGGGAAGACCTCTTGAGTTCCGGCTTCATAGCCACGCACGGTGGATTGACCACCCAGTGTGAAGCCCTTTTTGTCCCAAGGCACGCCGCCGTCCTTGCTAAGATTTTTCAAATAACCGCCGCGCACCTGATTGGCCCAGACGACCGGTTGCTTGGACAGATGCCCCACGGTCCAATAGTGGGTGAAACTTAAAGTCGAGCGCCAGTATTCAATCGTCGGGCTGCTGCCGATTTCCGGAGTTGAGTATTCCGCGTTCCAGCGCGTGAACGTCCCGCGAGTCGGGTTGAACGGGTTGTCGCGGAAATCCAGATCCAACTGCGGGCCGGTGGTGGCGATGTTTTGTTCCAGCGTATCGTACGGGTAAGAATCATCCAAACCGAAGTCACGGATGGTCGCCAAAGACCACAGATCCCAGATTCCCAGAATGCGTGAAGTGAAGTCTTTTTCCAGAGAGTAAGTGGTCGAACGCACATCCGACACCTGCTTGATATCGTAATCAGTCACGGTACTGGAGCGGGTGACGTTGATACGGCCGCGCACGCGCGAATCAAAGATGTAAGGTTCAAGGTATCCAAGGACCACGCGGCTTTCCAGATACTTGATGTCAGCCACGTTGTAGTTCCCTTCCAGACGCAGGGAAATCCCGCGGCCGGTGCCCCACAGGTTGCGATAGGCAATCCCGGTGTATCCGCGCAAAGTCAGGGTTCTTTCGTTGGTGGCGCCGGCTCCCAGAGTAAAGACGCCCGGATCGCGTTCGGTCACTTTCACCAGCACGGTGCGGTTGGCGACGTTGGTTTTTTCTTCCAGTGTGCGGATTTCCACGGAACCAAAGAATCCGGTTCTTTGCAGACGTGCGACGGATTCTTCCAAATTGGAAGGTGTCAGCAGGTCGCCTTTGTCGAATTCAAGTTCCTTGTGAATCACGTAATCGGAAGTGAAGGTGTTGCCTTCCAGAATGATCGAAGCCACACGAACCTGGGGCCCTTCAAAGATTTTGAAATTTAAAGTGGCCTTGGTGTTGGTTTCATCATAGGTCACCAGATCCGCGCGCTCGTTCAGCAGCAGCATTTCGATATAGCCCTGCTCGCGGTAATGATTTTTCAAACGGGCCACGGCCTCTTCAATCTGGCCCAGTTTCAGCGGCCCCGGGCGCAGGCGGGTGACCTTCAAAAGCTCTTCCGGGGTGAAGGCCTGATTGCCGGTGAAGGTGACAGATTCCACCACGGTCAGCGGGCCTTCATCCAGATTGATGTAAATCGTGACGGCGTCACGTTCTTTGTTGTACTGCGTGCGCGTGGAAAGAATCTTGGCCTGCAGGTAACCATTGTTCTGCAATTCCAGAATCAAATTTTTCAGGCCGGCGTCGATGTCGTCCTTGTTGTAATAACCGCTGTCTACGATGGCCGAACTGTGCTCTTCGATGAAGTTGATATAATAGCTGTCTTTTTTGCTATAGCGTCCGGTCAGGTTGTACTTTTGCACTTTCACCTGCGGGCCTTCCTCAATGTGGAAGGTCACCTTGCGCTGGAAGTTGCGCAGCTCTGATTCATCCGCTTTGACTTCGGCGCGGGCGTAACCCTTGGACAGGTAATAGCTGCGAATCTTCGCGGCCAGTTCGGCACTGACTGACGGGCTGGCAGAATAGTAATTGTCCAGATCCAGCGCGTTTTCGATTCCACGGATCGCCAGGAAACGCACACCCTGATAGTCAAAGTTGTACTTTTCCGTTTTTTCCAGACGGTAGGTTAAAGTCACCTGGGATTCGTCCGAGTTAAAGTCCGCCGTCGGTCCCACCAGATCGGCACGGATGTAGCGGTTCTTGGTCAAAAACTCGCGGGCGTCTTTTTGAATCTTGGAAAGGGTCGCATCGGTGTAGGGATCATTCAGGGCGCCGTCGATCTCTTTCATCAGGCGCTTGTTCAGATCCTCGTTCGGGCTTTGCAGCACGATATTGTGAACGCGGGTTCTTTTGTTTTCATTCACCCGCACCAGAATCGAAACCGACTCCGGGCTTTCCGGCGGCATTTCGATATCAATCACCGCATTGTAAAAACCGATGTCGCGATAAGCCTGGCGCAGTTTTTCTCCGCCTTCGATCAGGGTCTGCTGGTCAAAGACGTCATCCGTCTTCACGCCGAACAGGTTTTCAGCTTCTGAAGAGGACATGGTTTTGTTGCCGTCAATCTGAACCTGGGAAATACGACGGGTCAGTTGGAAGTCCAGACGCCAAGGGCTGCCATTGCCATCATCAAAAACCCGCAGGCGTTGCAACTGGGGTTTTTGCTGCATAAAGCGCAGGATTTCGTCGACCTGATCCTGGCTCAGGCGTTCTTTGCGGGCATCCGGAAATCTTTTTTCCAGATCCTGCTGCAGTTCCTGTGGCAGCGTGGAATAGTTCAGATTTTTTTTCGCCGCCCACGCGGGAAGTCCCAGGGACAGAGCCAAAATCAATGCGGGTTTCAAAAGGGGTGTGCAGATCATTTAAACTCCCTTTTGAATTCCAGATCCAGACCGAAGATGCTTTGGGATTCCTGCTGCGTGGACTGCACGTTGGTGCTTTCCTCAGAACCACGGGTTTCAAATGAACCGATGGCCGTGATGTTGCTGTTCAGGAAGTATTCAAGTTTGATGTCATAAGACTGCGTATCACCCACGGGGCGGCTGCCGGACACTTTCATTTTTTCTGAAAGGCGGCGGCTTAAAGTGATTTTAGGAACTGAGATATTGCGGGTGGAATCGTACTGGGACGTCACGGCCAGGTTCAGGCCCAGGGTGCTTTCGAGCTGCTTGTTGATTGGTTTTGCCAAAACAGCGCCACCGATTTCAACACCCAGTTGTTCAGCCTGCTGACGGGACTGCAGGTTCTGATCCATTGCCGAGGATGTGACGCCCAAGGCGATCAAAGAGATAATGTCCTGCTCTGACAGCGGCGGAACGCTGTTTAAGTGAATTGTCAGATTCTTGGAAGGCCCTTGGGCCAGCAGGGTGATGTCGTATTCGTTAATGCGGGACACGGCTGAAATGTACAGATTCGGATTGATCTCATCCGGATCGTTGAAGTCAATCATACCGCTTTGAACATCAAAGACTTTGTCTTTAAAGATGATCTTGGAACGTCTTTCCATGTTGATCTTACCCAGCAGAACCGGATTGGTCGGAGGCCCCTTGACCTGCAACTGCCCCGTGACTGAACCATCAATCAAAGAGTTTTTGATCACGATATTACGGCTGAGCAGAATCTGCAGATCCAGCAGAATGGCTTCAAACTGGCCTTCGCGCAGAAGCTTTGGCAGGTACAGGCTTTGACGAACACCCGTAACACCGCCGGCATCTTCGGTGAATTCTTTTTCGACCATGGCGCTGGTCACATGATAGGTTCCGGAAAGAGTGAACGGGAACCAGCGGCCCGAGAACAGCAAATCCGCACTGCCGCTGCTGCGCACTTTATCCGGCACATTGAAGGTGACACCTTCTAAGCGCGCACGGATGGTGGTGGGAATGTCTTTGATCCCGTTGATCTGAATGCCGCCGTCACCAGTCAAAGTTCCACCGGCA
Coding sequences within it:
- a CDS encoding outer membrane protein assembly factor, encoding MICTPLLKPALILALSLGLPAWAAKKNLNYSTLPQELQQDLEKRFPDARKERLSQDQVDEILRFMQQKPQLQRLRVFDDGNGSPWRLDFQLTRRISQVQIDGNKTMSSSEAENLFGVKTDDVFDQQTLIEGGEKLRQAYRDIGFYNAVIDIEMPPESPESVSILVRVNENKRTRVHNIVLQSPNEDLNKRLMKEIDGALNDPYTDATLSKIQKDAREFLTKNRYIRADLVGPTADFNSDESQVTLTYRLEKTEKYNFDYQGVRFLAIRGIENALDLDNYYSASPSVSAELAAKIRSYYLSKGYARAEVKADESELRNFQRKVTFHIEEGPQVKVQKYNLTGRYSKKDSYYINFIEEHSSAIVDSGYYNKDDIDAGLKNLILELQNNGYLQAKILSTRTQYNKERDAVTIYINLDEGPLTVVESVTFTGNQAFTPEELLKVTRLRPGPLKLGQIEEAVARLKNHYREQGYIEMLLLNERADLVTYDETNTKATLNFKIFEGPQVRVASIILEGNTFTSDYVIHKELEFDKGDLLTPSNLEESVARLQRTGFFGSVEIRTLEEKTNVANRTVLVKVTERDPGVFTLGAGATNERTLTLRGYTGIAYRNLWGTGRGISLRLEGNYNVADIKYLESRVVLGYLEPYIFDSRVRGRINVTRSSTVTDYDIKQVSDVRSTTYSLEKDFTSRILGIWDLWSLATIRDFGLDDSYPYDTLEQNIATTGPQLDLDFRDNPFNPTRGTFTRWNAEYSTPEIGSSPTIEYWRSTLSFTHYWTVGHLSKQPVVWANQVRGGYLKNLSKDGGVPWDKKGFTLGGQSTVRGYEAGTQEVFPNRQDLGLSDTDPTYYLTTDSTMYLIKSEVRFPVWESLGGAVFYDGGSVKITDLHFTDPYRDSTGFGIRYNTPVGPLSLEWAWKLDARPGEEPWRFHLSIGTF
- a CDS encoding helix-turn-helix domain-containing protein — protein: MLADFLKQKRVSAGLSQRDVADKLGYSTPQFISNWERGVSHPPINALKRLGELYKVSADDLFEVTLNATIHEVTQDLRRKFASSKAR
- a CDS encoding acyl-[acyl-carrier-protein] thioesterase: MANINNAPWTENFHITSLLVNPLGRLGLYGLLNLLQETAWIHAEKMGFGMQDMEQQGLFWVLTRQSLQMKTWPRFGENIQIQTWLRAPEGAFVAREFAILTQSGEEIGLCSTSWLALDRQSKKILPAETLRPWDQIAHARSTGITPEKIPVTGTYEKIAKYRVRNSDLDINQHVNNTKYAQWILDAIPYDLHKSLKLNTYSVNFLAETHLGDEVEVHRNCSSPDVQLATHGESAYKGLRVGDEKVLFTAVLGWEKRK
- a CDS encoding DOMON-like domain-containing protein, which encodes MRSLTPFTKTPLTNTLQVQGAVTPLSDSRLLVEFKISGATDAIKWPESSSSERREDGLWKHTCLEVFLGNGATPESAYLEINCAPNGHWNAYSFSSYRKDMAPAADTRVRLQPRNSEDAEARFQIEIDSRKPLEFTCLGLTAVIEFVDGTLSYWSLFHPGPQADFHNKAGWTALSTH